Sequence from the Fodinibius salicampi genome:
CTCTCCGCCTATACCAGTTATTTAACCTCTGACGGTTTTCGTGACTATAGCGCCGTAGAAATGTTGCGATCAGGCATTACCGGTTCGGTGAACCTGACCTCAAAAAGCGAACTAAAGTACCAGGCTGCAGGTATTTTGATGCCAAAAGCACAACACCCCAGTAGTCTGAGCAAACAGGATGCACGAGAAAACCCCACGATGGCAAGTTCCTATTTTGAAAGTGCCCAGGCCGGTAAAGAAATTTCACAGGGTCAAGCCGGATTGAGTTACATTCTGGACACTTCAGTAGGAACACTCAATGTAACAGGGTACGGAATCTACCGTGACCTTCATAATCCCCTGCCCTTTGGCATTATCACGGTTGACCGAAAAGTAGGCGGCCTTCGTGCCACACTGGATCACACCCTTAACCAATTCGATTTGCAGTGGGGTGGTGAAATTAAATTCCAAAATGATGACCGGGTGGAATATGATCATGCCGGAGGAGGAGAACGCGGAGATATTACCGTGGATCAGGTAGAAAAAGTACATAACCAGGCCTTGTTTATGAACTGGAACTATAGTCTGGGCGGTGTAAATGTTTTAGGAGGTATTCGTTACGACCGGATGAACTTTTCTACCGATGCCCCCAGTCGGGATCAGTCAGGTGAACGTACATTTGATTCAGTTAGTCCAAGTATAGGGTTAAGCTATCAACCACAATCCTATACTCTTTACACTAATTTAAGCACCTCCTTCCAGGCACCAACGACTACAGAACTTGTTAACCGACCAGGCGGAGGCAATGGATTCAATCCCGATCTAAAACCCGAAAGCACCGTAGGACTTGAAGCCGGAATTCGAAGTAACGGTTCAAATCAATTTGAGTATGATGTAGCAGCTTATCACTTGTGGATCTATGATCTCCTTTTCCCCTACCAGCTGGAAGACGGAGGGGCGACCTTCTATCGCAATCAGGGAGAAACGTCACACCTGGGAGTGGAGGGCTATATCGGTTACCAGATGGGAAGAAACTGGGAAATAACGGCTACAGCCAATATTATGGCAGCAGAATTTAAGCAGGCTCAAACTCTTGATAACGAGTCTCTGGAAGGCAACACCATACCGGGTATCCCGAGACACAGGCTTAATTCAACTCTTCGCTGGTCTCCTGATAATTTCTTAGGTACCCTCTCCTATGAGTATGCCAGCAGCCATCCGGTTAACAACCTTAACACAGAACAAAATGATGCCTATAATGTTTTGGACCTGAAAATAAGTTATCAATTGACTTTTCGGGAAAATGGGATAATGCTTCAGCCCTTTGTTAATATCAATAACCTGCTTGATGAACGCTACAATGGCTCTGTAGCCATCAATAATCCCGGTAACCGATTCTATGAGCCCGCACCGGGACGTAATTGGCAGGGAGGTCTTTCCGTCAATTTTTAGTTGGTATTTTAAATTATTCTAACTTTATCCGTCTGTTAAAATGAGTATTTTATTTTACATTATTTAACAGACGGATAAGCCATGATTAAAAAGCTATTCTTGCTCTTTATCATTATAGGTGCAGGGTATTATTATTGGACTACGCGTCCAATTTCTCACGGCCCGGGTATTGTTGCACCCGATGCTCCCGTACAAAGAGATATCCCAAAAGTTCCGGATATTTCTTATAAAGATTTTACACTGGATCCAAAGGCTGAGATTCAACTCGAATCTCGTATCCTCTCTATCAAAAGATACAGTGATATTTACACAGACCTCACCAAAACTGACGTTGTTTTTGGGTGGGGGGCAATGTCAGATGAAGAAAATCTGACCTCCCTTTTCGTTGGTCAGGAAGACCGTACATTATCTTTAAAAATTGCGAACCCTCCTATTGATCCTCCAGAAATATGGACGCACATATCCAATATGCATCTTATCCCATCAACAGAAGAAATAAGTGATAAAATTAATTCCTTACGAAAGGGACATATTGTTCGTCTGAAAGGATATCTGGTTGACGCTAGATCTCATACAAACGTATGGGAGCTAAAAACATCGCTAAACAGAACAGATCGCGGCAAAAACTCCAGTGAACTTCTTTGGGTAAAAACACTAACTACACAACATTAATACCATTCACTTATTTAAGTGATAGTAGTTAGAATAATTGTGATACCACTTTAAATAGAAGATTTCCTGACATATCTTCCATGAATCAACTTATTATATTCAAAAATATTTAAACATGGACTGGCTTAAAGAAGTAGTTGTAGACATTACTATATGTCTGCTTATAATTATAGCAGTACTTATTAACAACTCTATTCTAAATGGGATTGTTATAGCTTATTCCCTATTAATGCTTTTAATCAAAACACTTGTTTATTTCGGCGGGGATACTCTTAATCTAATGAAGAAAACCCAAACCTCTGCGCCACCTTTGTTTTCACATACTCTCTATGCTATAAATACCGGAATTCTCTATGGATTCCATTGGTGGTATGTTGCAACGGCTTGGGTACTTATCTGGTTGTTTTCCTATTTAATACAGCGGAAACTAGATCAATAAGCAGAGTAAATGTCTAGATTTATTTCTTAACCCCTTTCACATTCATTGGGAGGCGATAAACCGCTGAGGGAGTCGTTATAAAGAGAGTTGCAAAGTCATTTCCGCCCCATTCCATATTTGTTGCTCTGGCCGGAAGGTCAATCTTTTCAACTTGGTTACCGTCAGAGGAAAATATAAAAATCCCCCCGGGTCCGGTTGAATAGACCCTTCCCTCTTCATCAACTACCATACCATCGGCAGCTCCGGTATCCGAGGAGGCACCTACATTGGCAAATTGCTCTCCATCTTCAAACGTACCGTCCGCAGCCCTTTCAAAAACCATAATATCTCCGGAAGAGGTGTTATTTACATATATTTTTGATTCTTCCCTGTTCAAAACAACTCCATTTGGAGTATCAAAACCATCGAACAACAATTCCGGCTCCTCTCCTTCAACAAGTTTATAAACTCCACTAAAGGCTAGTTCTTTATCCTCATCACTTACTCCGAAAGGTGGATCGGTAAAATAAATGGTGCCATTAGATGCCACTGTCACGTCATTCGGACTGTTTAGACGTTGTCCTTTATAACTATCTGCCAGAGTTACCAGTTCTTTCTCATCGTTAACCTTTGAAACTAACCCGTCATGCTGAACAAGAAGCAGGTGCCCTTCAGCCGTTTCCGTAATGCCATTTGAATGACCGGAAGGCTTAATGTAAACCTCTGAATCCTCAGATCCCGGGGTCCATTTATATATCGTATTTGCCGGAATATCACTAAAAAGAAGGTATCCATCCGCATGCCAATATGGCCCTTCAGTAAACTGGAACCCTTCTGTTATTACCTCAGCATTATCTGCAGCCAATGAGTTTTCCTGGGCTGTTACAGTTACCGTAACGAATAATGTAACCAGCAATAATGTTAAAACTATTTTCCCTTTCATAACAGGTATCCCTTTGTTTTGAATTTAATTAGATTGGGTTATTCTAAGAAAAGTTTTGGCCATATTAAAACGGAACTGCTAAAATATGTTTTGTTAGTTTAAATCAAATATTCTTTTTTCGGTACTCTTCATAATTTACTATCATAATCCTGATATAAATTACCTGCTAAACAATACTTAAAAGTTAAAACCATGGCATCTGGATCTAAAAAAGTTATTTACGCAGCGCTCATTGCAAATGCCATTATCGCCGTTGTTAAATTTATTGCTGCAGCCATTACCGGAAGCTCAGCCATGTTTTCGGAGGGTATCCACACCACTGTGGATACTGGTAATCAGCTTATGTTATTATTAGGATTAAAAAAAGCCAAGAAGCCAGCTGATAAACTCCACCCTTTTGGCTATGGCAAAGAAATTTATTTTTGGAGTTTTGTTGTAGCAATCATGATATTTGCTATCGGGGCCGGTATCTCTATCTATGAAGGAATCCATAGCGTATTGGATCCACATCCAATTGAAAATGCAATTGTTAGTTACGGAGTTTTGGGGGCAGCCATGGTTATAACAGGAATCGCCTGGTATTTTGCGTGGAAGGAATTCAAGCAGGTAAAGGGGAATCGCGGGTATTTTGAAGCGGTACAAAAAGAAAAGAATCCGACGACTTTTGTAGTACTATTTGAAGATTCTGCTGCACTACTGGGACTTTTTGTAGCTATTTTAGGTATCGGACTTAGCCAATGGACGGGCATGCCTGTTTTTGATGGTATCGCCTCTATTGTTATCGGTCTAATTTTAGGTACCACTGCTGCTTGGCTGGCCTACGAAACGAAGGGACTTCTTATTGGAGAAAGTGCCGATCCGCGGATGCTAAAAGAAATAGAAAAAACGCTCTCTTCTTATAATAAAATCAGGTATGTCAATGAAGTTTTGACACTACATATGGGTCCTAATTTTGTTCTTCTGAATATCAGTGTAGACTTTCAGGATGATATTTCTTCCGATCAAATAGAAGTCACTTCCACAGAGCTTTCAAAAGAGTTAAAAAGTAATTTCCCGCTTGTTAAAAGGGTTTTTATTGAGTCTGAAAAGTCGAACGACGCTTAAGCAATTTTGATTAATAATTACTTTTATAAATTTTTATTCCTTTTGTTGGTTTCTGGGTTGTGTGTATCCAATGCACGAGCTCAAACGAATTCACCAATTGATACCACAGAAAAGCTGGATCAAAACGATAAACACCAGCAAATAAAATCACAAGAATTAAAGAATCGGAACGAATTTTCACTTTGGGTTGGTTTTGCATTTGATTCATACCGGTTATGGGGAAAAATGCCTAATACTAAGATTCGTTCTACCGGTATCCAATATAATCGGAAACTGGCTTATAAAAGAAAGCTAATTATCAAATATAATCTCTCAGCAAGCCTCTATTCCAAATATTCTTATCCGAGCTCATTAGAGGAGGATACGCGAACATCTCTGTCGGGATTTGGTATATCCCCATTGGGATTTCAAGTCAATTTTGCTGGAGACACGAATATTCAGCCGTTTCTCAATACTTCGGCAGGACTGATGCTTTTAAATAAGCGCTTCCCCGATATCAGAGGAAAAAAAATGAATTTCACATTCGGAGCGGGTGGCGGAATTGAAATATTACTGTCCAAATCGGTATCATTATCGGCTGGGATAAAATACCATCATCTCTCCAATGGGGACCGGGGCGAAATTAATCCCGGCATCGATTCCAACTTGTATTATACCACTATTACTATATTCTAGACTAACACTAAACTATAGTACCAATTTAACCGTTATAACAATGCAATAGTCTCGTAATGGCAAATAAATAGCAATATTATGTCGCGATTACTTCGTATTTATTTACTTTTTTTCTTGCCATTCATTTTTATGGTTAGCTGTGGAAATAGTAATAAGCAGCACCTTGAAAAAGCTTCCTTAAAAATAAATAACTCCTTGCAAACATCATCAGCTGATACTATGGATAGATATGAAGTTTTTAAAACCGAAGAGGAGTGGAAACAGATATTAAGTTCGGGAGAATACCGGATATTGCGTGGGCGTGGTACCGAGTTGCCTTTCGTAAACGAATATTACGATAATGAAAAAGAGGGGATCTATTATTGCAGGGCTTGTGGACAGCCACTCTATTCTTCAGAGACTAAATACAAATCCGGCACAGGTTGGCCCAGTTTTTGGCAACCAATAAAATCTTCCCTTGTAGAGGAAAAGGAAGATAACAGCTTCTTTATGACGAGAACTGAAATAGTATGCTCTCGATGTGGTTCCCATTTGGGGCATGTGTTTAATGATGGACCGGAACCTACGGGACTTCGGTACTGCATGAATTCAAAGGCACTTACTTTTAAAGAAATGGATCTTTCCGATGTGGATGTAGAAGAACTAAGTGTTATTGAGGTGGAGTAAAGTTCATCTTTTTGTCCTCTCTATTGGGTAACAATTATCGTTAGCCTTAATACTTCTATTATTACTATATAACCTTGGGCTAATTTTTCCGTAAGAGTTAATAACTCTGTTAATTAATCAAAAGATATGAATCAAGGATCATCCATTCTACAAACCGCTGAATTCAATCCTAAAATCAAAAAGTACCTACTATTTTACGGAGCACTAATACTTGCCCTCACTATTGTAGGTATCGTACTTATTCCCATCTGGTTGCTTATTGCCCCACGATTTATAGATAAATACTTTGACAGGTTGCAATGCCAGCTTACTACCCGATCATTAAGTTTTCAAAAAGGTATTATTTTTCATGTGGAACGAACAATCCCTCTGGATAAGATTCAGGATTTGACGTTCAGGGAAGGCCCTCTCCTGAAGGCATTTGGACTAAGTATCTTTAAAATTGAAACAGCCGGCAATACTGGTCAGGGAGGCAGTGATATGACTCTTATCGGAATCATAAATGCTGCAGAATTTCGCAAAAAAGTATTTGATCAGCGCGATAAGGTAACCGACCATTCCGGATCGAAGGAAAGTCAAGAGAGTACTATCAAAATATTGACTGAAATACGCGATTCTATAGCGCGCATTGAACAAAAAATGTAATTACAGCTTATGTGATTTGAACCTGATCATATAATGAAGCTAGTAATTAGCCGATTTCACAAAGTATTGGAACTGAAGTATTGAGCCGCTTAATCTGAGTTCCCTGTTTTTGCTGCAATCTTTTTGTTATAGATTATCAGCAGGACCATAGCTACTCCCCACTGTAGCAATACCGTAGCTACTGAATACATGCTTAGTGGGTTGTACCAGCTGTCTGGGGCATACTCAAAAGCACTGAGATACATCCACCAAACCAAAAGGGTAAATACTTCAATCGGAACCACATATTTGATAATAATTTCCCACCATCGTCCCAGCGTCCACTTTCGCTTTTCGGTATTAACAAGCTGATCGCGAAATTTTGCAGGGCTGAATTTGATCACAGCAAATGACATAAACGCACCAGAAACCAGCAATCCAACGCCCCAAACGAAATCCTGATTTGCGAGAATATCAGTTGAAATTGCTGAAGGGAGTCCAAACGCAAAGCCGGTCAGACAAACCCCAACTGTTGCCTTTTTACGAGAAATATTCATGTCTACCAGTACCCGACTGGCGAGCTCTATCATAGAAATTAAAGAACTAAAGGCTGCAAAAGTAAGCCCCAAAAAAAACAGAATAGCAAATAAACGCCCCCCTGCCATTTGTTCAAAAAGCTGTGGCATCCACATAAAAGTTAATCCAGTTCCTGCGGGACCAGAAGACTGCATAATCTCCAGGATCTGACCATCATTCATGGTACTTCCCAGAGTACCAAATACCGTTGAGAAAATAGTTATTGCTGCCAAAAGAGAAACGATATTATTGCCAATTCCAGTCTGCAAAGCACTGATAGTAATATCATCCTTAGAACGCATATAAGCTGCATAGGTAAGGATTAGTCCCCATGCAGCTCCCGTATCCCACGCATTCTGAGTTAGAGCTTCAATCCATATACGTGGTTCAGCCAGTGTTGACCAATCCGGTGTGAAAAGATATTCAATCCCCTGGAAACTGCCCGGGAGCATAACTGCCCGAATTAATGAAATAATAACTACAAGCAGTAGCGAAGGAATCAGAACCTTGTTAATGCGTTCAATAGAAGAAATGCCCTTAACAACGATATATCCTCCGGCACCAATCATTA
This genomic interval carries:
- a CDS encoding TonB-dependent receptor family protein translates to MLINHSSSNSVHLLLIFTFLLIGLHSTSFAQQQDDSLRVELDPINVTAIRSTIGVADAPLSLRVSSKDLETINHSASLSLKSIGDDLPGLWIGDRQNYALGERMTIRGIGWRAQFGVRGMQVILNDMPLTIADGQAMTNIIDPAFIRRAELIRGPAATYWGNSSGGVLYLSSIPNYGPGTHGRFRTMAGSFGTYKQEGEVSFSSENHQLSAYTSYLTSDGFRDYSAVEMLRSGITGSVNLTSKSELKYQAAGILMPKAQHPSSLSKQDARENPTMASSYFESAQAGKEISQGQAGLSYILDTSVGTLNVTGYGIYRDLHNPLPFGIITVDRKVGGLRATLDHTLNQFDLQWGGEIKFQNDDRVEYDHAGGGERGDITVDQVEKVHNQALFMNWNYSLGGVNVLGGIRYDRMNFSTDAPSRDQSGERTFDSVSPSIGLSYQPQSYTLYTNLSTSFQAPTTTELVNRPGGGNGFNPDLKPESTVGLEAGIRSNGSNQFEYDVAAYHLWIYDLLFPYQLEDGGATFYRNQGETSHLGVEGYIGYQMGRNWEITATANIMAAEFKQAQTLDNESLEGNTIPGIPRHRLNSTLRWSPDNFLGTLSYEYASSHPVNNLNTEQNDAYNVLDLKISYQLTFRENGIMLQPFVNINNLLDERYNGSVAINNPGNRFYEPAPGRNWQGGLSVNF
- a CDS encoding sodium-dependent transporter, whose translation is MPNQKKNGSLFSSKWGLILSVLGIAVGTGNIWRFPRIAAQNGGADGAGAFIIAWVACLFLFSIPLIIAEYGIGRHGRKGIIGSFINLVGEKYAWMGGFIGFVATAIMFYYSVVAGWCLYYFIESVYSGLPQNIEQAETVWYGFQGSVFPSVFHALMIGAGGYIVVKGISSIERINKVLIPSLLLVVIISLIRAVMLPGSFQGIEYLFTPDWSTLAEPRIWIEALTQNAWDTGAAWGLILTYAAYMRSKDDITISALQTGIGNNIVSLLAAITIFSTVFGTLGSTMNDGQILEIMQSSGPAGTGLTFMWMPQLFEQMAGGRLFAILFFLGLTFAAFSSLISMIELASRVLVDMNISRKKATVGVCLTGFAFGLPSAISTDILANQDFVWGVGLLVSGAFMSFAVIKFSPAKFRDQLVNTEKRKWTLGRWWEIIIKYVVPIEVFTLLVWWMYLSAFEYAPDSWYNPLSMYSVATVLLQWGVAMVLLIIYNKKIAAKTGNSD
- the msrB gene encoding peptide-methionine (R)-S-oxide reductase MsrB, with the translated sequence MDRYEVFKTEEEWKQILSSGEYRILRGRGTELPFVNEYYDNEKEGIYYCRACGQPLYSSETKYKSGTGWPSFWQPIKSSLVEEKEDNSFFMTRTEIVCSRCGSHLGHVFNDGPEPTGLRYCMNSKALTFKEMDLSDVDVEELSVIEVE
- a CDS encoding SMP-30/gluconolactonase/LRE family protein; its protein translation is MKGKIVLTLLLVTLFVTVTVTAQENSLAADNAEVITEGFQFTEGPYWHADGYLLFSDIPANTIYKWTPGSEDSEVYIKPSGHSNGITETAEGHLLLVQHDGLVSKVNDEKELVTLADSYKGQRLNSPNDVTVASNGTIYFTDPPFGVSDEDKELAFSGVYKLVEGEEPELLFDGFDTPNGVVLNREESKIYVNNTSSGDIMVFERAADGTFEDGEQFANVGASSDTGAADGMVVDEEGRVYSTGPGGIFIFSSDGNQVEKIDLPARATNMEWGGNDFATLFITTPSAVYRLPMNVKGVKK
- a CDS encoding acyloxyacyl hydrolase is translated as MCVSNARAQTNSPIDTTEKLDQNDKHQQIKSQELKNRNEFSLWVGFAFDSYRLWGKMPNTKIRSTGIQYNRKLAYKRKLIIKYNLSASLYSKYSYPSSLEEDTRTSLSGFGISPLGFQVNFAGDTNIQPFLNTSAGLMLLNKRFPDIRGKKMNFTFGAGGGIEILLSKSVSLSAGIKYHHLSNGDRGEINPGIDSNLYYTTITIF
- a CDS encoding PH domain-containing protein, whose product is MNQGSSILQTAEFNPKIKKYLLFYGALILALTIVGIVLIPIWLLIAPRFIDKYFDRLQCQLTTRSLSFQKGIIFHVERTIPLDKIQDLTFREGPLLKAFGLSIFKIETAGNTGQGGSDMTLIGIINAAEFRKKVFDQRDKVTDHSGSKESQESTIKILTEIRDSIARIEQKM
- a CDS encoding cation diffusion facilitator family transporter, yielding MASGSKKVIYAALIANAIIAVVKFIAAAITGSSAMFSEGIHTTVDTGNQLMLLLGLKKAKKPADKLHPFGYGKEIYFWSFVVAIMIFAIGAGISIYEGIHSVLDPHPIENAIVSYGVLGAAMVITGIAWYFAWKEFKQVKGNRGYFEAVQKEKNPTTFVVLFEDSAALLGLFVAILGIGLSQWTGMPVFDGIASIVIGLILGTTAAWLAYETKGLLIGESADPRMLKEIEKTLSSYNKIRYVNEVLTLHMGPNFVLLNISVDFQDDISSDQIEVTSTELSKELKSNFPLVKRVFIESEKSNDA